The genomic DNA CGGGCACACGCAGGTGGTGATGGTCGGCCATGACTGGGGCGCGGTGGTGGCCTGGCATTTGGCGTTGCTGGAACCCGAGCGGGTTACACGATTGATCACAATGTCGGTGCCCTTCGCCGGGCGCGCCCGCCGGCCGGTGATCGAGATCATGCGCGAGCTGTACGCCGAGCGTTTCAATTACATCCTGTATTTCCAGGAACCCGGGGTGGCCGAGCAGGAATTGAATGCCGATATCGAACGCACGCTGCGGCTGTTCATGCAAGACCAGGACGTATTTCTGCAACAGAAACCACCCAGTGCCACCTTGCTGGAGGGCGTTGCCACGCCAACGACCTTGCCGGGCTGGTGCAGTCAACAAGATCTAAATGTGTATGTGCAGACTTTCACCGAAAACGGCTTTCGTGGCCCGTTGAACTGGTATCGCAACTTCGAACGCAACTGGCAGCGCACCGAGTTCCTGTCGGGCCGGCAAGTGCTGCAGCCCACACTGTTCCTGATTGGCGACCGCGACCCGGTTGGCGTGTTCGAGGCTCACACCCTCAAGCGCATGCCCGATTCAGTGCCGCAGTTGGAGCAGCATGTGTTGGCCAACTGCGGTCACTGGATCCAGAACGAGCAAGGCCGGCAGGTCAACGCGCTGATGCTCGGGTTTCTAGGGAAAAGGTAAAGGTTGCGCCATGGCCGGGGCGGTCCACCAACTGGATGCTGCGCCCGTGCAATTGCAGAATTCGGTGCACGATGCGCAGGCCCAGGCCACCGTCGCGGCGTGCGCCGCCAATGGTGAAGGCGCGCAGGAACAGGCCTTCGCGCAGTTCGGCGTCGATGCCGGGGCCGCTGTCGCTGACGGTAACGTTGACCGAGTTGGCCGCGGGTGACAGCATCACTTCGACCTCGCCGTTGACCGGCGTATGGCGCAAGGCGTTATCCAGCAGGTTGGTCAGCACCCGTTCGATCAGGCCCAGGTCCGCCAGCACGGTCGGCACTTGCGGCGGCAGAGTGGCGGTGAGGGTGATGCCGCGTGCTTCGGCGGTCAGTTCGAATTTCTGGAAGATGTCTTGCACCAGGTCCGGCAGCGAAAAGCCTTCGATCACCGGTTGTACAAAACCGTGTTCTAGGCGCACCAGCTCCAGCAATGACTGAGCCAACCCCCCGACCTTGCGGCTCTGGTCCAGCGCAATGCCCAGGTAACGGCGGCGCTCGTCGGGGCTCAGGCTGGCGTCCTTGAGGGACAGGGTTTCCAGGTAGCCATGCAGCGAGGCCAGTGGCGTGCGCAAGTCGTGGGAGATATTCGCGACCATTTCCCGGCGTTCCTGGTCCTGATGGGTGATGGCCCGCCATTGTTCGCCCAAGCGGTTTTCCATCTGCACGAACGCGTGGTCGAGCACGGCGATTTCGTCGCTGCTGTCCAGCTCCGGTGTGTGGGTTTGTGCAGGCTTTGGCGCGCCGTTGATGTCGAACCGGCCGACCTTGTCGGTCAATTGGCGCAGGGGACGGGTGATCCAGGCAAAGGCGATCAAACCGGCCAGCAGGCACAGCAACGCCACCAGGCCGATGGACCACAGCGCGATCTTCAGCGCCATGCCGGTGGCGTCCTTGGCGTCGTACACATCGTGGGCTTCGCCCAGCAGCACGACGTATAAAAAGCCGGTTTGCTGGCCGTTGGCCTTGAGCGGTGCGGCGCTGAACACCTTGCGCCCGTCGACGCTGCGCGGGTCGTCGCCGAGGATCGGCAGCATGGCGCCGCTCAAGAAGCGCCGTACCGGCGCCAGGTCTACCTGATCACGCAACAAATGCCCGCTGGGCGCTGCATTGCCCACCACGCGACCGTTGATGTCGAGCAGATACACCTCAACACTCGGGTTGACCAGCATCAACTGGCCGAACAGGTTGCGCACTGCATCGGGCTTGAGGCCGTCGGCGTCCATCAATTGAGTGTCGCGGGCAATGTGCGCGGCCAAATCCCGTGACAGGCCTTGCACCACTTCAAGCTCGTGCATGCGGTTGGAGCGCACTTGCAGCCAGGCCGAGGTGCCGCTGCAGATCACCAGCAACACGGCGAACACCACCGA from Pseudomonas tolaasii NCPPB 2192 includes the following:
- a CDS encoding alpha/beta fold hydrolase gives rise to the protein MSSLTEQKIAVNGIELCVHIAGPEHGQPIWLLHGFPECWHSWREQIPALAAEGYRVFAPEMRGYGRSGSPAEVADYDLLTLCADIQQAMDVFGHTQVVMVGHDWGAVVAWHLALLEPERVTRLITMSVPFAGRARRPVIEIMRELYAERFNYILYFQEPGVAEQELNADIERTLRLFMQDQDVFLQQKPPSATLLEGVATPTTLPGWCSQQDLNVYVQTFTENGFRGPLNWYRNFERNWQRTEFLSGRQVLQPTLFLIGDRDPVGVFEAHTLKRMPDSVPQLEQHVLANCGHWIQNEQGRQVNALMLGFLGKR
- a CDS encoding sensor histidine kinase; the protein is MKLTLTQRLSVVFAVLLVICSGTSAWLQVRSNRMHELEVVQGLSRDLAAHIARDTQLMDADGLKPDAVRNLFGQLMLVNPSVEVYLLDINGRVVGNAAPSGHLLRDQVDLAPVRRFLSGAMLPILGDDPRSVDGRKVFSAAPLKANGQQTGFLYVVLLGEAHDVYDAKDATGMALKIALWSIGLVALLCLLAGLIAFAWITRPLRQLTDKVGRFDINGAPKPAQTHTPELDSSDEIAVLDHAFVQMENRLGEQWRAITHQDQERREMVANISHDLRTPLASLHGYLETLSLKDASLSPDERRRYLGIALDQSRKVGGLAQSLLELVRLEHGFVQPVIEGFSLPDLVQDIFQKFELTAEARGITLTATLPPQVPTVLADLGLIERVLTNLLDNALRHTPVNGEVEVMLSPAANSVNVTVSDSGPGIDAELREGLFLRAFTIGGARRDGGLGLRIVHRILQLHGRSIQLVDRPGHGATFTFSLETRASAR